From a single Phaenicophaeus curvirostris isolate KB17595 chromosome 8, BPBGC_Pcur_1.0, whole genome shotgun sequence genomic region:
- the LOC138723177 gene encoding zinc finger protein 501-like yields MNAVYKDASQRMDVNMDWNSENNVYDTGEKHANYSRRPSKQLGHMRNLQADVNYSQPSSPCCNSVGRKKELSAELQCEDKETYETYHQERDESTARVFVPSNTDSDLQHEDKDLEHHSSEQSKKPRRRLHGDNENTVLADVFDEDPREALAYQCKRCGCSFQGMSELQEHQRAHLVENSYRCPICAKEFFRAANLRMHKLIHSSDRPHKCPECDKGFIRTADVWRHLRNVHKIERSMVILGKGMARNPWSVVHRNQHTVEYTDQPCAENRRSEEDDCKPYACPTCGKGFDKPNLLSKHKVIHRQDKPYQCQECGMAFVQLLRLKRHQQTHSGERPFYCEECGGTFTRLASLQRHHRIHTGEKPYSCSYCGHAFTESGTLRRHERTHKLDKS; encoded by the coding sequence ATGAATGCAGTTTATAAGGATGCATCTCAAAGGATGGATGTGAACATGGACTGGAATTCTGAGAATAATGTTTATGACACAGGTGAGAAGCATGCAAATTATTCCAGAAGGCCCTCTAAGCAGCTAGGCCACATGCGTAACCTTCAGGCAGACGTGAATTACTCACAGCCTTCCAGTCCTTGTTGCAACTCTGTGGGACGTAAGAAGGagctttctgcagagctgcagtgtGAAGACAAAGAAACCTATGAGACCTATCACCAGGAACGAGATGAGAGTACAGCTAGGGTATTTGTCCCTTCCAATACTGACTCTGACTTGCAGCATGAAGATAAAGATTTAGAGCACCATTCCTCTGAGCAGTCCAAGAAACCACGGAGAAGACTACATGGCGATAACGAAAACACTGTTCTTGCTGATGTGTTTGATGAGGACCCTAGGGAAGCTTTGGCATATCAGTGCAAGAGGTGTGGTTGCTCTTTCCAGGGTATGAGCGAGTTGCAGGAACATCAGCGAGCTCACCTTGTGGAAAACTCATATCGATGTCCCATCTGTGCCAAAGAGTTCTTCCGTGCGGCAAATCTACGAATGCACAAGCTCATTCATTCTAGTGACAGGCCACACAAATGTCCAGAGTGTGACAAGGGTTTCATTCGCACGGCTGATGTCTGGAGGCACCTACGCAATGTGCACAAGATAGAGCGCTCCATGGTGATCCTGGGAAAAGGCATGGCTAGGAACCCATGGTCCGTAGTGCACCGTAACCAACACACTGTCGAGTACACTGATCAACCTTGTGCAGAAAACCGAAGGTCTGAGGAAGATGACTGTAAACCTTATGCCTGTCCAACATGTGGCAAAGGTTTTGATAAGCCTAACCTGCTTTCCAAACACAAGGTGATCCACCGACAAGACAAGCCCTATCAGTGTCAGGAATGCGGCATGGCGTTTGTCCAGCTGCTGAGGCTGAAGAGACACCAGCAGACTCACTCTGGGGAGCGCCCCTTCTATTGCGAGGAGTGTGGAGGGACGTTCACCCGGCTGGCATCGCTCCAGCGCCACCACCGGATCCACACCGGTGAGAAACCCTACTCTTGCAGTTACTGCGGTCATGCCTTCACCGAGTCAGGTACCCTGCGGAGGCACGAGCGCACACACAAATTGGACAAATCTTAA